The nucleotide sequence gtggagaattcccgaaccaaagaaaataaaccaaacccactcaagttttctatttattttaagttGGTATTTCGGCCAATCTtacacttaaatataaatgtttccctttcctttcagcacggccctgctgggttcaactggttactagaattacccgtaaaccataggcctcgggtttaattcccgcttaggccgttttcgttttctatttatttttgctacttccgctactctaaaaattctgtaaaaatatcctaaaattccagaaaaatcatagaatatttctaaaatagttttgagaattttcggcgtTACATTAGTATATATTTTACTGCATTCTCCAGAAGTATCAACATTTTATgagttagtatatatatatatatatatattatattttttatgtcATAACATTTagagttatattttttttatcgtaggatttttgaaaacttatattctGATTTGTCGACACAAGAGTTTGATCGCTTATGTCAAGaagaatttgcaccatggttcaaatcatatgtaagtagtcaatttaaatttgattttcgcTTATGAATTTTGTAATAATTGTCGTATTTGAATTTAGGTTCTTGATAATCAAACTAACGTTGAGCAAGAATTGCTAATCCATCTAGCATGGGGTCCAAAAGTAATGGTACGCACTTGGCTAGcttatttcataaatggatataattttcatacagaaaattatggaatggGAAAAACTACAATGAATAGTGGAGTTTGTGTTAAGTCATCCAATGATGGAGAtgcaagcaatgatttttatggtttgctGGATGAAATTTTAGAGATAGAATATCCTGGCCCAGAAATGCGAGTAATTCTATTCATGTGTCGTTGGTTTGACCCTatcagagggatgaaggtgcatccatGATATAATTggattgaaataaatcataagagattgtaCAATaaatatgaaccatttgtgttggcacagCAAGCAATTCAAGTTTACTAAGCTTCATATCCTAGTCTGAAACATGACACAacacgaaaaaaaattgaggaatgttgtgtaacgacccgccttcttctgactaggctgtgaggcctatcgctacattatgctgtgctaaattactattgcggaaatctggattgattaaaattttactaaactgattactgtaaaatctgaacttaatattctaagtgtacctaggagttgtacacatgctagggaagataatttatgcctctcggatgtcctgctagctgtaatcaggcatttcaatcgatccatgaatcgattgggatgtcggatcgatccagtgatcgatccagcttgatactggcacggagaaaaccctggatcggtcggctgaccgatccacaaaccatctcgcttctgtatgcggctggatcagtctaccgaccgatccaggagtacactgatcggtcagtagaccgatccagtggctcactgacttctgtatgcggctggatcggtcaacTGACCGATCCAAAGGGCTTCTACTCATCAAAtccgatcgatcaatcgattggcaTGTCCAATCGGAACCCCGATTTCaacactatttcgtgcccaactcatacacatcaagtctataacagctagaaacatttttaacatgtattagctaacattttaaacatgatatcacgcatgattcactaattcatggcatgcaaatgtactatgtgtagaataataaggttctaacagttaactaattttgctgaaagttctaatacataaataaatcttgttagatccctaagatcttttattccaagttcctgcccacacacatcctcgtagcattgtcctccagcctccgctagtccatctttcctttacctttatctgcagtataaggaaaagaaagtatctataagctttcgcttagtaagaaaccatctacctcactaaaacatgcattcgatgcaatatgcttttaaaacatgctgtttgaaagtgcactgattagactgaaacatggcatgttatcatacatagaaatcaaagctagtcatgacatactatcatctaaacatgtgtaataaaagctgaacatgaacaccaaagcatggcatacaaagctaaccataactatcatgtgtaacaacaaggaaaactgagctgaacatgaggtcgatcgatcagtgtactcctggatcggaccgatccagccgcatacagaagcaatatagcttatagatcggtcagccgaccgatccagagtttttctccgtgccagtatcaagctggatcgatcactggatcgatccgacaacccaatcgatttatggatcgattgaaatgcctgattacagctagcaggacatccgagaggcatagattatcttccctagcatgtgtacaactcctaggtacacctagaatatttagttcagattttacagtaatcagtttagtaaaattttaatcaatccagatttccgcaatagtaatttagcacagcataatgtagcgatcggcctcacagcctagtcagtagaaggcgggtcgttacatgttGGGAGGGCATTGCTTATCAACAAGAGAAAGTTACAAATACATTTCAtactgaggaatatattattccaacattACGAGATCCTAGCGGAGTAATCATAAACGTGGATGCAACTGAAATTGCTGATGaggaggaggacgacgacgatgacgACGACGACAATGATGACGACGAGGATGATAGTGATAATGACAATGAGGACTTTGATTTTTTTGtaatgggtaagttttgttatcttaataaaataaactttatgatattttattttcatatatgaTACTGATTTTTTAGgagtaaatttagttttaatctaCAAATTACAAAACTCATAGCTCAATTAGTTAATCTGTCTCAATTAGTATAtaactattttattttttcatttatatattttatatgttaATACTCTGTAGTTTCTTCTATAGGTGATTAGAAGTTATATCTCATCGTCGTCTCAAGGGTTCGTGCACTCTCTTATTTTTATGAATTATGGTGagttttttttcaaattagtCATTATGCAtaatatttgtatttactttatcatatttttgaatttttagaatatGTTTCGACGGGGTGGTCGTAGACGGAGATCTCAAGTTATATCACCTGCAGGCACTGTTGCTACACCCCCAGTAGAGGATGTAGCAACGCCGCATACACCTATGCCAGTACCATCGCATACACCTATGCTAGTCCCATCACATATAGCTATGCCAGTACCTTCCTCTACAGGATCGCCTTCTCCTTCGACAGTGCCTTCTCCTTCCACAGTACCTTCACCAATTGAGTCGCCAGCACCCTCTTTCGTTCCTTCCCGATACTCAGTTGCTGAGAGGCCAGACACTCGAGAGTCTATATCCCCTTGTGGAGATTCGTAAGTAGAATCaaactatttcattttttaactattttaattatttaataatttttttaatttataattgatTTGATAATTATGTTTGTGTTATTCACGAGATTAATAGAATCGTGAATAACCATTGGAGAGGAGACTCGATGAGTTATACAAGCACTCCAGCATCGACAAGAGAACTATGGTGGAGTGAATTTAAGGTATATCTCAATCATTTCATATCTTAAATAAAAgtgaatatatataaatatttgttTTTCTTCTATTGCAACGATCATTCACTTGGGACATGATTGATGAGATGGAAATAAAGAGGATTTTCATGAAAAAAATGTGGTGATCACATTCGCCATATACTCAATCATGCAAAGTCGAGGGGGGAAAACCACCATTTATCACCGAGGAAAATTGGATAAGGATTTCAAATTTTTGGGAAAGTTAGGAGTTTAAAAAAAGAAGCCACcagaataaaataaatcaatctttTAATTCTGGAGAAATGTCTGCGACATATGGGCTCTATCAATGTGGATGAGCATAGACGtagattgataattttttaactctcctaatattttcttaatctattTTAAACTATTTAATTATTTCTAATTATCTTTTTTAGACCAAAGAATTGGGAAAGGAGCCTAATTTTATAGATACTTTCACCCGCACATTTCAGaaaaaagataagacttggaGCGGGGACAGAGCTAAAGCAATTTAGGTTTGAATAAACTTTGgatcttaatttataacttagattctATTATTAATGTATCTGCTCTAACTTTATACTCTTGCATTcctaaaattttattattgtaaatttgttttatttttttttacaatacaGGAAAAATATGTTGAGCTAGAGGTAGCACACAGATGTTCATCTTCTGCTAGTTTTGATATTGAGGGGTCTGAGCCATTTGTTGGTACTGATTTCAATTTATGGCTATAGGCAAGTGGGGGCCAAAAGAGGGAGGAAAGATATTCGGAATGGCTTCATTGAGCAGAAACCATAGAGTTGGTCgtatatcttcttcctcctcctcacatACCCAACAGATGCATAACTTGACTGAAGAGATTTCCCAGTTGAAGGGCATTATAAAGGACAGGGATGAAGAAATGAGAGAAATGCGCCGACAACAAGACTTTATTATGCGGCATCTTTAGTTAAGTTCTGTTCCAAGTCAAATTCCTCCCGGTGACGGTGATGATGGTGATGATTGTGATGATGATAATGACGATGGTGGTGATTCTtcataaatttataataaattttatgtttggattttttcatgtcatgttatagttgattctatatttttattttaccttgaTACATTGCATCTTGTGTCACATTTGGTATATTTTTACAAGTACATCATTTGTCATAATTGTACAAAAAACATTCAAAACAATATTATGAGTTTGACATTGGTAGGTATTACAACAATCTACAAGAAATATGAAACAAAAGATTAACTAGAAACATGAGTCTTGAACAAAGGATATGAATTGCAAACAACTTTAATTTCACGTTGATACTCTGCATTTTATGTCATGATGATACTTTGCATGGTATGACAAACAATCTTAGTAACAAATTTCATTCATGTATGTAAATGTTAGATACATATATCATTAATATGTTTGATACATTTTTTTTAGTTATAAATGTTACTTATTGTTTGTTTGTAATTTGACGCAAGAAAAGAAGCATGGATGCCGACCGAAGCTCTTGAGACATGACgatatgtattttattttcctttgtatgtcttgttacatttgttgtttggaTTATGATAGAACTTTCATGTTTGGATATTATGAGTTGTTGAACTTGTTGTTTTGATTTTAGTTAgttgtatatatgaatatgatgtgtTTAGTTTTGGGATGATTTGTTGAACTTAttgtttggattttggttatttgtatatatgaatatgatgtgtTTAGTTTTGGGATGATTTGTTTGGATATAAGATATATGgatgtgttgtatatgatatgtttaGTTTTGGGATGATTTGTTTGGATATAAGATATATGGATGTGTTGGATATGATGTGTTTAGTTTTGGGATGATTTGTTTGGATGTTGGATATGGATGTATTGGATATaatttgttgaagatgttgtaaGTGTAATATGTAAACAGGATAATAGAAAAATCAAGAaagattttggatttttttttatttttgggataAATTTTGCGACAAATCTATTTTTGTCACAAATTTATCGTAAATTTGCGACAAATGATTCGTTGCAAATTTACGACAAATATGAATTCATCCCAAACTTCATCGCAGATTTGggacaaaaattagttttttgtcgcaaattaaagaaataacttTTGCGATGAATcaagattcatcccagaattcatcgtagatttgggacaaaattaaGTTTCTCGTCGCAAATTAGGAACAACTTTTCGGACAaatccagattcgtcccaaaattcgtcgcaAATAGTTTTTTCTACTCGACGTGGTTAAAGTGACATTTTTGGGGTGAATCTAGATTCGTTGCAGATTTGCGACGAATCTGGATTCATTGCAAATTTATAACAAATGTGGATTCGTTGCAGATTTGCAACGAAAATATGTTTTTGTCGTAAATTTCCGACGAAAATAGGATTCTTTTTGCCTATAGTTATTTGTAATTATGCAACATTTTTTGCCACGAAAAATTTTCTTTACAAATTTGGAACAAAAATATATGTTTATCACAgatataaaattatgaaatttgcaacgaataaatGTTCGTTTCAGATTTGCAATGAATTCTGcgacaaaaatttaaatttgtcgCAAAAATATCCAACGAAAATTATGTATTTGTCGCTAACATTTTGCAACGCCATTTTTGGGACGAatataattttgtcccaaattcgtcccaaatttcgtcccTAAATAGCAGTTCTTTTTGTAGTGTCTATAATTCAGGAGTCATAGCGGCCAGCAAGATATAACTAGCAAGTACAAAATCATCCTTAttgtttctgaagggccaacaCTTGGTCTGCACTTGCATCGACATCAAGACTGGTGGGAAGAGgttgatcaaggacataagctagaTTCTCATCTTTCAgaataattctcaaattttgaaatCTGTCCAAGAAGTTTGACCTAGTCAGTTTGTTCGAGCCTAAAATCGAATGCAGATTaatagaagtcataattaaataattaacctagaaatacaaaaatgagaatgtataagagacatgattttatttatataaacaatttacataaaatcccacttatttatcaaattcaaatacccttattttggattcgggagattgtaggttttctccaagtgagttgatatccaccatagataagaataaccttgattttggccaacaagtcattcttagctataacggtagataacatatttactgattgcatatcacttatatgaaattatcacattatgctagcaactaattgatcttcacataaacattgggttgttaacacattaacaactATACATCAAATGtacatcacccaacttcacctctatccacattgatcatgactTTGACACAAtaaatcaacgcttcaagtttaaaactaacccgttaatcatgagattgcatctctatggtttgaacatgtttaatttcaagttgagtttgactttggccaacaacttaaacaagaacttaaactctagttcttaccatattaatggaaggtgtaggttttaatattgagtaagggATTTAGGTCTTATCTACATCATGCAAAATTCTATTTACATGACATTACACGAATGagataaatgatgacatgacacattgcatgcatgacataaatgatgacatgacacatcagaCGTATGACATAACATGACACATTatacatatggtaagatctaatcaTATCACACGTATGACAAAATCTAAtaatgtcataattaatgcatctacaagACATACAATATGGTATGTTCATGGTATAAATTTACATATATTATACTTCTATTTTGGAaagaaaaatatgttataaatatgattttaataaatcaagatttatctaatcaaattagaaaatcaatttccaaatttaattaatatatttcatctatattttttctatcaatcaagaatatttaattattttagaaataaatttttaaattaatttcctaactatttaggaaataaataattaatatttcttaatttattaaagaataaatcaaattttgatttttttttcgattttttagatctttccaaatttggtatttcctcacaatttaggaaactttccaaaaatagaatattttaaaaataaaaaaatttcagaaaatattaattctataatttaaattAGAATATATCAAAtctgtatttttatgattttttaaaatcttttcaaatttagtattttctaataatttaagcaactttccaaaaataaaatattttaataaatctgaaaatttcaaaaaagattaattttataatttaatttagaatatctcatatctagatttaaaaaaaattccgaATCTTTCTatatttggtattacctaacaaattagaaaattttctaaaaaatagaatatttcttaaaatattagaaaattccagaaatgataatttttaaattaacagaatatttctaaatttaattttttaaaattatatcagaGACTTTCCAAAAATggaatttcctaataatttaggaaactttcaaaaaatagaaaaatcttaataattctagaaaaattctaaaattaattacaacacaaattatgagccgtaaaataattttacaatcatgtcgAATCACaatcagactctgataccactgttgggatatgctcgatgtagtgtgtgctaaaacacgtttcgttaacatgcgcagcgaaaaataaaacaataataattcctaaattattacattgCACGAATCacatgcatacaaggatacaacatgccaaaaatgattgcataattaaatttttacgaaaagaaaatttatgctaggcgtaccttacggatgacctataacgagaagggcatcaaccgtagcgatattgtcgaaccttgcctctatttatatccacaccgagctcctcaagacaactccttgagtacaagtctctccttcggaagttactagccacgaaaGAAGgatagggatcaagaggaagaggaagagaaacacacaaggaagagatttcttccttgtggtggtcatggcaacaatgggaagggcttccccttgttggcgatggcaaagagagaggggagagggcaaaggagaagagaaattgggttatgatttttcaaaaacctaacaagccaattaatgatctcatgtgtataatgttctctcaaccatatcagtatataaccctcattaatgagttagattagaaagcccaaatccaacccattatcccttaaccaaaaattagttcattaaccccttggtttggttcacaactaaaccaagttggttcatgactaattcatgattaaaccaaatatagtTCAACTCTTCCATAAGCGACGTGGCTCATCCGTGCTTCCAttgtgacaaatatttccatatttgtcttatgtatggtccaactaaaaatttatcttttgatctaagaatcttattctttaatttattttatgtcttttagagactcgttagtgcgtgtgacccaataagttcccgatttatcttggtcatccataattaactacttaattataaaatgatcatgaataacacctagtagtacatcataatcctcaattagtcagaaaatcataattgattttagaattaattctaaacccttcaacagCTACAGTAAGTAgtgtctcattcctttcactcgtcttataccaacttagttcaggacatggtctatgtgtcttgccCCCACTAGcctgactacatcacacctaggccaagtaatacttcctcgttttgtggattcaaattactcatacatgtgtacaagagtctcgcactcttaacatgtgatgttttggccaaagatTTTAAGTAACaatcctaacgagtgaccatagggtatacgtctcctcgcaaggagcggtgaattctctatgggctatctaaacaccttcgggcacttcaacttatatccaatcatccggggttcacacctcaatgagatgcttgtttaagatgtcaaagtataagtctccatgatcaAGATGACTTGTAAACcacaagtcgaaggaaacttgcactcgtgctgcagtaagaacttcacagacatatctatatatatgtagagaactatatgaagtcttacagtgaatcactccaatgaactagttaccataaccaacatccacgtttaactctcgacattccaATGTCTCCAGCCTGTGAGAAAATAGTTGTTTCGCCGAACCAAGGAGCATAAcacgtgctagtcttacagaattgatgatgtccgaatgcatcaattcgacgactatagaaatttcaatatattcataattgcacatatagagataatcactagttgcgatccaatcacaaattctctcatgctatgaattatattacggacatttagtaaatgagtttaagataattaaacatataatatgtactcaaatagtgaatctatacttatcaaataaataaaaaaaatcgtaatgcgattgccttaggacatctctTAAATTCTAACACAAACTGCGGAGGTTATCCTCTCGAAAGTGCTCTCAGTCTCATATAAGGCAGCTGGAGTCCGAACTGAGGTGCCTTGATTCTcaactgaggcacctccaatgctaaATTCCAATCTTTGCTCGTTTTCTGTGCGGAGGCGCCCTGAGCCATCTATGGTGCCTCCAGTGTGAATTGAGTCACCTTGGTTCCCACCTGAGGCAATCAATTTTGcattttaaccaaaaaaaaagttaatccacaaaataaaatataactaacaaaatagaattagcacagttaaaataaaatggttattaattagatcctatcttcctaagaccaagatctagtcatgatctcatcttagatatttgaaatgaCTTTAAGCTGGACAACGCCTATAGTCCCATCGGGACTCATCCTTACCAGATCTCTCCCCCCTAGTGACTTGTCTTTACTTACCCGTTGCAGTCTTTACTTGATTtatttgacccaccaggtcttcctgttaGATGCCCTATCTAGACTTCAGCCAACTGTTAGGTCTCGCATACCCGGTTGAACTTCCTGCCTGGTATCAACCTACCCGGGCTTCATCCAGTTGTCAAGCCCCGTGAACTCAACTAGATTTCTTGTCAGGTATCAACCTACCTGGAATTTACCTTGGTGTCAAGTCCTAAGCCTTTTAATCCTATATACTTGATAAAAATGTTTGACAAACATAACACCTAacttttactctttttttttatacatcaaaatctgagtttgattattaatgcaaacTACATTAATAAAATAGGCATTTTAATTTTCTAGAATAAAATTTTGATAGTAAAATAGATTtactatattttttattttaatagtcataaaatattaaaaactttttaaaaaagctACTGAGCTCAAtggaaaattttgattaattttcttggctaaaattataattttctcaTGCCACTGCCACATGAATATGAATGAATAGCCCGTCTTGATTATTATTGTACAACAAAATAGgagtttaaaaaaaatgttttacaaGTTACAGAGGACAAAAATATAAAAGGTGAAATAAGACAGTAGATATAGAATGATGAGCAATCTACAATTTTATTGAAacttcaaaaaatatatattagtattttaCACTCGATCAGTGCCTTTCCAATAACTTGAGATTTCTATGCTTTTCATGTcaaattacaaaaaagaaaaaagaaaagaaaaaatatgcAGCTCACCGCCTTGAGTAAGCTCTTTCATGGTGAAACTCTTCGATCGGCACATCTCTTTTGCTAGTCAAAAGTTAGACCTTCAATTCATTAGACAAACACTCATAGCTCAATCATAAAATGCACTCATAAGATACACAAACATCACATACAACAATTATGAAAAACAATTTAATACaaaataataaccaaacaaaaatTATAACTCAATATCTCTATAGTAGATATATAATTTGTGTTGGATCTACTAAACCCTATAATCAATCTCTTCCAATACACATCTTTCACTCCCTAATATATCTTTCCCCATATAAATTTCTGACTCTGTCCCTATCTATCTGATCCACAGCATAAAATTGAAAGAAACACAGATTGATAATTAATCAGAAAGAACTGGCTAATTAATTAGGTGAGAAGGGTGTGATGATGACAGAAGCATAGAGAGCACAAAGGAGTGAGGTGCATCCATGCATGCAGCTCAACCTCAGTGCTCTCTATCTTCTGTCAACACTGCACATGTATCGTCACCTTCCTCCTCTTGTTTCATTATATATATCGTCTCTGATTCAATCTCAATCTACAAAAGAGAAACTTAATCATGCAGAACACAAATATATATTGCAGTAAAGGGTGACCAGCAAAAGATTTAGCAGCATGAGATTTAGAAAGAAGATAAATTATAAGTATTTCATCCGATACAACGGCCTTTTATATCGGGTCAGGTGGCCAGCAAGATATTGCCCACACGTTAAGGATTCATCCTGTGATTTATTGAAGCAACACCATATATAAGTACCAACTGTGCCAATATATGGAGACAAGAACACGAATATATATCGAAGCAAAAGACGATGACCCTTTATAACTGCCCCATGCGATCTAGAAGGAAGGTAAATCAAGGGAAATTTTGCTCGACACAGTAACCCTTTACATGGGGTCAAGTAATCCACGATGTATTTCACACATGTTGAGAGTCGATCGCATGACCTATTAAGCAATATCACATCCAAATACCAACTATACTGGAGCAAGAACACGAATATATATGAATTAAAGAGATAGAGAGCGAGATAGAGAGAGATGTAGATTATACTACGGAAGCTAGCTAGCTGTGTATCTGAAATTGGAAGGAGCTCAATTGTGCCCTCTCCAGTGCAGGTCCAATTTATAGAATGAAGCTTCAAGGGCGAACACCTAGCTACAGCTATAGCTAAGGACGAGGGTGGGCTTATCTTCCAAAAGTTATCGAATTCCCTTGACTCAACTGCAACCACTCGAGCGGTACCTTCCTTTTCTGGAGCATGAACTTGCATCACATGATCAGTTGAGGCAAAGGCAGAGGCAGAGACAAAGGCAAAGGCAAAGG is from Zingiber officinale cultivar Zhangliang chromosome 7B, Zo_v1.1, whole genome shotgun sequence and encodes:
- the LOC122006507 gene encoding uncharacterized protein LOC122006507, with product MQVHAPEKEGTARVVAVESREFDNFWKISPPSSLAIAVARCSPLKLHSINWTCTGEGTIELLPISDTQLASFRTKEMCRSKSFTMKELTQGGGNQGDSIHTGGTIDGSGRLRTENEQRLEFSIGGASVENQGTSVRTPAALYETESTFERITSAVCVRI